The Parashewanella spongiae genome has a window encoding:
- the lepB gene encoding signal peptidase I, with translation MAAYFSLILVIITLVSGIIWAIDAFAFAPKRKQALALAETKQSLDDDAKEKILREPAVVETAHSIFPVIAFVLVLRSFIYEPFQIPSGSMMPTLLVGDFILVEKFSYGLKDPVWRSQLVETGKPKRGDVVVFKYPVDPKVDYIKRVIGLPGDKIIYRNKHLSIVKACVDKSDCPKAEVVHTDELNRGEFNQDGVAMLRYEEQLGDVNHDILINPSRREMTQAYLRQAGTKSYEFVVPEGQYFMMGDNRDNSLDSRFWGFVPEANLVGKAVAIWISFEFERTEADLLPTWIPTGVRFNRVGGIV, from the coding sequence ATGGCAGCTTATTTTTCACTAATTCTTGTGATTATTACTCTAGTGTCCGGTATTATTTGGGCCATAGATGCATTCGCATTCGCACCAAAACGTAAACAAGCTTTAGCATTGGCTGAAACGAAGCAAAGCTTAGATGATGACGCGAAAGAAAAAATCCTTCGTGAACCTGCGGTAGTGGAAACAGCACATTCTATTTTTCCGGTAATAGCCTTTGTTCTGGTTTTGCGTTCGTTTATTTATGAACCTTTTCAAATCCCTTCCGGTTCGATGATGCCAACCTTGCTGGTTGGAGATTTTATCTTGGTTGAAAAATTCAGTTATGGCTTAAAAGATCCTGTATGGCGAAGCCAACTTGTTGAAACAGGTAAGCCAAAACGTGGTGATGTCGTTGTATTTAAATATCCAGTAGATCCAAAAGTTGATTACATTAAACGAGTGATTGGTTTGCCAGGTGATAAAATTATTTATCGTAATAAACACCTTTCAATTGTTAAAGCTTGTGTTGATAAATCCGATTGCCCGAAGGCTGAAGTAGTCCATACTGATGAACTCAACCGTGGTGAATTTAACCAAGACGGTGTAGCGATGTTGCGTTATGAAGAGCAGTTGGGTGATGTTAATCATGATATCCTGATTAACCCATCGCGCCGTGAAATGACTCAGGCCTACCTTAGACAAGCTGGAACTAAGTCTTATGAGTTTGTTGTACCTGAAGGCCAGTATTTCATGATGGGCGATAACCGAGATAATAGCCTTGATAGCCGTTTTTGGGGATTTGTTCCTGAAGCTAATTTAGTGGGTAAAGCAGTAGCAATTTGGATAAGTTTTGAATTTGAGCGCACGGAAGCTGATTTATTGCCGACTTGGATACCAACAGGTGTTCGATTTAATCGCGTAGGCGGAATTGTGTAG
- the rnc gene encoding ribonuclease III, whose product MKSWKNNDRLLRTLGYKFKNDKLLTQALTHRSASHKHNERLEFLGDSILSIVISDALYHQFPKATEGDMSRMRATLVRGDTLAVIGQEFGLGEYLHLGPGELKSGGFRRESILADAVEAIIGAIYLDSDLETIRQLLLDWYAVRLKEILPNVNQKDPKTLLQEHLQGLKKPLPDYRVKKIKGEAHDQTFTVECKIEKVGQPVIGVGGSRRKAEQNAAAQMLELLAK is encoded by the coding sequence ATGAAATCGTGGAAAAATAACGATCGTTTGTTACGTACTTTAGGGTACAAATTTAAGAATGATAAACTGTTAACCCAAGCTTTGACTCATAGAAGTGCTAGCCACAAGCATAATGAGCGGCTTGAGTTTTTAGGTGATTCAATTTTATCTATTGTGATTTCTGATGCTTTATATCATCAGTTTCCTAAGGCAACAGAAGGTGACATGAGCCGGATGCGAGCAACGCTTGTTCGTGGCGATACATTGGCTGTGATAGGTCAAGAGTTCGGATTGGGTGAGTATTTGCATTTGGGCCCAGGCGAACTGAAAAGCGGTGGCTTTCGCAGAGAGTCAATTCTAGCGGACGCTGTGGAAGCTATTATAGGTGCCATTTATTTAGACTCAGATCTCGAAACTATCAGGCAACTACTTTTAGACTGGTACGCAGTGCGTTTGAAAGAGATACTGCCAAATGTAAATCAAAAAGATCCTAAAACCTTGCTTCAAGAACATCTTCAAGGGCTTAAAAAGCCACTCCCAGACTATAGGGTCAAGAAAATTAAGGGTGAAGCACACGATCAAACATTCACTGTTGAATGTAAAATAGAAAAAGTCGGTCAACCCGTTATCGGAGTTGGCGGATCTCGCCGTAAAGCAGAACAAAATGCTGCGGCTCAAATGTTGGAGCTGTTAGCTAAATGA
- the era gene encoding GTPase Era: protein MSSNQKSSETSAVEPSLDELLASINKTSPQAVQYDETFCGMVAIVGRPNVGKSTLLNRLLDQKISITSKKPQTTRHRIMGIHTDGPRQTVFVDTPGLHIEERRAINRLMNRAASSSLADVCMVVFVVDGMNWTADDEMVLQKLTRGAEALDRKIVLAINKVDYITDKEALFPYLEQIATKAKFDEILPISAKNGTNVERILELANEALPACPHFFPEDYVTDRSQRFMASEIVREKLMRFLGDELPYDATVEIEQFKLMENGVYHINALILVERKGQKRMVIGNKGERIRTIATQARLDMETLFDNKVFLEVWVKVKSGWADDERALRSLGYGEE from the coding sequence ATGAGTAGTAACCAAAAATCGTCAGAAACCTCAGCTGTAGAACCTAGCCTCGATGAACTACTAGCCAGTATAAATAAAACCTCTCCACAAGCGGTACAGTATGACGAAACTTTTTGTGGAATGGTCGCCATTGTTGGTCGTCCTAATGTAGGTAAATCAACTTTGTTGAATCGTTTACTGGATCAGAAAATCAGTATTACGTCTAAAAAGCCGCAAACCACACGTCATCGTATTATGGGCATTCATACTGATGGGCCGAGACAAACGGTTTTTGTTGATACTCCGGGGCTACATATTGAAGAACGTCGTGCGATTAATCGATTGATGAACCGAGCCGCATCGAGTTCGTTAGCTGACGTTTGCATGGTAGTGTTTGTGGTTGATGGAATGAACTGGACCGCAGATGATGAAATGGTCTTGCAAAAGCTTACACGTGGTGCAGAAGCGCTCGACCGTAAAATCGTGCTAGCTATTAATAAAGTTGATTATATTACAGATAAAGAAGCTCTGTTTCCGTATCTTGAACAAATCGCAACTAAAGCAAAATTTGATGAAATATTGCCTATTTCAGCTAAAAACGGCACCAATGTTGAACGTATTTTAGAGCTTGCTAATGAAGCACTACCAGCTTGTCCTCACTTCTTTCCTGAAGATTATGTGACCGATCGTTCTCAACGGTTTATGGCTTCAGAGATTGTACGCGAGAAATTGATGCGATTTTTGGGTGACGAGCTGCCGTATGATGCTACCGTTGAAATCGAGCAATTTAAGCTCATGGAAAATGGTGTTTACCACATCAATGCGCTCATTCTTGTGGAGCGAAAAGGCCAGAAGCGTATGGTCATTGGCAATAAAGGCGAACGCATTCGCACGATTGCGACTCAGGCTCGATTGGATATGGAAACTCTATTTGATAATAAAGTATTCCTAGAAGTTTGGGTAAAGGTAAAATCTGGATGGGCTGATGATGAACGCGCTCTCCGTAGCTTAGGTTACGGTGAAGAATAA
- the recO gene encoding DNA repair protein RecO, which translates to MERGYVLHHRPFQESKALVNLLVDGKGRVDAVARLGSGKRSIKSVLQPFQPLIFTLSGRSELKTLGQIEAAAPAVPLSGQALYSGMYLNELTVRVLSIHHDATELFQIYHRTLLQMASEFCQSQLRLFEYHLLQELGAMPSLQFDENRDPFEEDIYYRFISEQGFSPCLNTKIESSFSGQSLIALRENNIQPAHFKELKFLMREMLKPLLGQKTLLSRQLFLTSRNKPAS; encoded by the coding sequence ATGGAGCGAGGTTACGTTTTACATCACCGTCCTTTTCAAGAATCGAAAGCTTTAGTTAACTTGCTAGTCGATGGAAAGGGCAGAGTGGATGCCGTAGCTCGCTTAGGTAGTGGCAAACGTTCAATTAAATCTGTACTACAGCCATTTCAACCGCTTATATTTACGCTTTCCGGTCGTTCAGAACTAAAAACATTGGGGCAGATCGAGGCCGCTGCTCCAGCAGTCCCACTATCAGGCCAAGCCTTATATTCAGGCATGTATCTTAATGAGCTGACTGTGCGCGTTTTGTCGATTCATCATGATGCAACAGAGTTATTTCAGATTTATCATCGAACCTTGTTACAAATGGCTTCTGAATTTTGTCAGAGCCAATTGCGTCTTTTTGAATATCATTTATTGCAAGAGTTAGGTGCAATGCCAAGCTTGCAGTTTGATGAAAATAGAGATCCTTTCGAAGAAGATATTTATTATCGGTTTATTTCCGAGCAAGGCTTTAGTCCTTGCTTAAACACTAAAATTGAAAGCAGCTTTTCAGGTCAAAGCTTAATAGCTTTACGAGAAAACAACATCCAACCTGCTCACTTTAAAGAGCTTAAATTTCTAATGAGGGAGATGTTGAAACCTTTACTTGGGCAAAAAACACTATTGAGTCGACAATTGTTTTTAACATCACGCAATAAACCAGCTAGTTAA
- a CDS encoding DUF2785 domain-containing protein → MFNFLINTLSSEVNDSHGVYKSFSALVLAEVVRVDRKSPYLTAEQRLLAVKTAVQYLNSINDYRGFDDTVGWRHAIAHGADLMLQLMLNQQVEKNSLDEMLTALANQITPQNGHFYIYGEPERIARPIIYTFLRQQHTLAEWDFFIAKISNPEPYRNWNHVFKSQQSLAKLHNTKSFLFSLYANIKNSKNETLKKMVPAIEAAMKRIN, encoded by the coding sequence ATGTTTAATTTCCTCATTAATACGTTAAGCTCAGAAGTCAATGATTCACATGGTGTTTATAAATCTTTTTCTGCATTAGTACTTGCTGAGGTTGTTCGCGTAGACCGTAAGTCACCTTACCTAACTGCAGAACAAAGATTGCTTGCTGTTAAAACAGCCGTCCAGTATTTAAATAGTATCAATGATTATCGAGGTTTTGATGACACTGTAGGTTGGCGGCATGCTATCGCACACGGCGCTGACTTGATGTTACAACTCATGCTGAATCAGCAAGTAGAAAAGAACAGCCTAGACGAAATGCTCACTGCGTTGGCTAACCAAATCACACCACAAAATGGGCACTTCTATATTTACGGTGAGCCTGAACGAATTGCACGGCCTATTATTTATACCTTTTTAAGACAACAACACACACTTGCTGAATGGGACTTTTTTATTGCTAAAATCAGTAACCCTGAACCCTATCGAAATTGGAATCATGTATTCAAAAGCCAGCAAAGTTTAGCAAAATTACATAACACCAAAAGCTTTTTATTTTCGCTGTATGCCAATATCAAAAATAGTAAAAACGAGACATTAAAAAAGATGGTTCCAGCGATAGAAGCCGCTATGAAAAGAATTAACTAG
- a CDS encoding MbnH family di-heme enzyme: protein MNSLNSKFKLVCSLSFLFILLGCQPDKASKETTQEAYAWEIPDGFPKPAVPKANPMSDAKVELGRFLFYDKSLSANQKQSCATCHIQSLAFAEPKVTSTGSTGQHHRRNSPALVNIAYNKTLTWSHDGITTLERQILLPIFGDNPIELGVSGNEQMVLSRFKRAPYPKLFDAAFASQNVKPTFTNITQALSSFVRSLISLDTKFDKYAYQQQDEALTPDELVGMNLFFSERLECHHCHGGFNFTQSTTHEKQPLDRRPFHNTGLYYTERPDFVLTQLDQQGVSKGYPQVDTGLAEVSGNFLDDGRFRAPTLRNIALTAPYMHDGSIATLEEVIDVYAAGGRNITSGKYPGDGRLHPLKSPFVKGFELTKKEKEQLIEFLHTLTDLNFIQNPKHKNPWH from the coding sequence ATGAACTCTTTAAACTCCAAATTTAAGCTAGTCTGTTCTCTTAGTTTTCTTTTTATATTGCTAGGTTGCCAGCCAGACAAAGCTTCAAAAGAAACGACTCAAGAAGCTTATGCTTGGGAAATTCCAGACGGATTCCCTAAACCTGCAGTACCGAAAGCAAACCCCATGTCTGATGCAAAGGTAGAGTTAGGACGCTTCCTTTTTTATGATAAGTCCCTTTCAGCTAATCAAAAACAAAGCTGTGCAACTTGTCATATACAATCATTAGCTTTTGCTGAACCTAAAGTCACATCAACAGGAAGTACTGGCCAACATCATCGACGTAATTCTCCTGCATTGGTGAATATTGCATATAATAAAACCCTAACTTGGTCACATGATGGGATTACAACACTCGAACGACAAATTTTACTGCCTATCTTTGGTGATAATCCAATAGAGCTTGGTGTGAGTGGAAATGAACAGATGGTATTAAGTCGTTTTAAACGAGCCCCATACCCCAAACTTTTCGACGCCGCATTTGCGAGCCAAAATGTAAAACCGACATTCACCAATATCACCCAAGCATTATCAAGCTTTGTTCGAAGTTTAATTTCTTTAGACACAAAGTTTGATAAATACGCCTATCAGCAACAAGATGAAGCATTAACGCCGGATGAATTAGTAGGGATGAACTTATTTTTTTCAGAGCGACTAGAATGTCATCATTGTCATGGTGGGTTCAACTTTACTCAATCCACCACTCATGAAAAACAACCTCTAGATAGACGACCGTTTCATAATACTGGTCTTTATTATACCGAGCGTCCCGATTTTGTATTAACTCAACTTGATCAACAAGGTGTCAGTAAAGGTTATCCTCAAGTAGATACTGGATTAGCCGAAGTAAGTGGCAACTTTTTAGATGATGGGAGGTTTAGAGCGCCAACTCTTAGGAACATTGCTTTAACTGCGCCATACATGCACGACGGCAGCATTGCCACTCTTGAAGAAGTCATTGATGTATATGCTGCAGGTGGACGTAATATTACTTCCGGAAAATATCCGGGTGATGGAAGGCTGCATCCGCTCAAAAGTCCTTTTGTGAAAGGTTTTGAATTAACTAAGAAAGAAAAAGAACAACTTATTGAGTTTCTTCATACACTCACTGACCTAAATTTTATACAAAATCCTAAACATAAAAACCCATGGCACTAA
- a CDS encoding MbnP family copper-binding protein, with protein MLCCFGGSSAFRLRPHYLFFNFFVIFCSLLLSSCKQTGSTLKVRLMWDQTPISCASILPIESKWTLNQIQFYLSEFKNNGQSLPLISKNNHHQQSSIALIGSPCNGEKNTQNANWNLYFNNEIEEGTFSFTLGVPFKINHLNPLKQSAPLNQSDMFWTWQQGHKFLRIDLGKGTKDPKTYYQTGWQFHLGSTGCKAESILRSPKTPCRYPNQIHFSFDYQNQSSLVFNLKPLLAPILTNPEMSRTSCMSNMTSNTCRQLVSSLQLDEGVWQLK; from the coding sequence ATGCTTTGTTGCTTTGGGGGTTCATCAGCTTTTCGTCTAAGACCTCATTATCTTTTTTTTAACTTCTTTGTGATTTTTTGCTCCTTGTTGCTGAGTTCTTGCAAACAAACTGGATCTACTCTAAAAGTCAGGCTGATGTGGGATCAAACTCCAATCAGTTGCGCAAGCATTTTACCCATTGAAAGTAAGTGGACACTTAACCAAATTCAGTTCTACCTGAGTGAGTTCAAAAACAACGGCCAAAGCTTACCTTTAATATCAAAAAATAATCATCACCAACAGTCATCAATTGCTCTGATCGGCAGCCCATGCAACGGAGAGAAAAACACTCAAAACGCAAATTGGAATCTATATTTCAACAATGAGATTGAGGAAGGAACATTCAGCTTTACGTTAGGCGTGCCTTTTAAAATTAATCACCTCAATCCACTTAAACAATCAGCTCCATTAAACCAAAGTGATATGTTTTGGACGTGGCAACAAGGGCATAAATTTTTAAGAATTGATCTTGGTAAAGGAACAAAAGATCCAAAAACATACTATCAAACAGGCTGGCAATTTCACCTTGGTTCTACAGGGTGTAAAGCCGAAAGTATATTGCGTTCACCTAAAACTCCATGTCGATACCCTAACCAAATCCATTTTAGTTTTGATTATCAGAATCAATCTTCTCTGGTGTTTAACCTCAAACCACTTTTAGCGCCAATACTCACCAATCCAGAAATGAGTAGAACTTCTTGTATGTCGAATATGACCTCAAATACCTGTCGCCAATTAGTTAGCTCGCTACAGTTGGATGAAGGGGTATGGCAACTCAAATGA
- a CDS encoding choice-of-anchor B family protein, whose translation MQVISSIFRFSFLAFSLFCLDANLSRVLAHSEHDKARFVDSNGKDIGRCDSPLRPCKTITYAVNHANKGDKILVAGGEYRLNDVEDVFLMTSKIVPVLGGYNRYDHFLSQAPQLNSTTLIGVPEEFVDDLRNSGFHVVNDGIARYGARLKDRLKNHADLQNSHRKTSCVDGKAGNFNCSNIDLVSHMSLGDFSSNPPSANDIWGHVDLNTGTEYAIIGLRNGTSVVSLEDPESPREVGFITGTSTSWRDIKVYQWFDEASLSWKANAYVGSEGSNYIHIIDLSQLPDSVSKLNTDKASLRAHNVYISNVDYTTNTALEGASPSLHLVGQNVGGGEFRNYSLADPSKLQIQYARSGNPRSFYTHDASSMLVKGARAESDCNSASCAVLFDFNEEEMRIWNISDPTQVDELSNITYQNASYVHSGWWSEDKQYVFVHDELDEQNHGLNTTVRVFDINNLQTPRLVKTWTGPSKAIDHNGFVRGNRYYMSNYQRGVTVLDISDAADPKHIGYFDTYPASDSNAFNGVWGVYPYLPSGLIIASDINSGLYILKDNTLASSSGSVSFERKESLIIPGNTARLTIQRPEGRGAVSVGYETLAASAESDVDFQPQSGRLNWEAGDNRAKSIELVSLDSGKNKELLVFVRLFDPKGGLTLTSPSYHTLKVGVNPIQAGTISFLGNDNVVNEGDGSVSVKVARTGGSSGSVKVNYHLQSGTASVGEDVVEVSGELEWSDGDNQLKTITVWVWVF comes from the coding sequence ATGCAAGTCATTTCTTCTATTTTTCGTTTCTCATTTTTGGCTTTTTCACTTTTTTGCCTTGATGCAAACCTTTCACGTGTTTTGGCTCATTCTGAACATGACAAAGCTCGCTTTGTAGATTCAAATGGAAAAGATATTGGACGGTGTGATAGTCCATTACGACCCTGTAAAACTATTACCTATGCGGTTAATCACGCCAATAAGGGAGATAAGATTTTGGTCGCTGGTGGGGAATACCGCCTAAATGATGTCGAAGACGTATTTTTGATGACCAGCAAGATTGTGCCAGTTCTAGGGGGGTATAATCGTTACGATCATTTCCTTTCTCAAGCACCGCAGTTGAACTCAACAACGTTAATAGGCGTACCTGAAGAATTTGTCGATGATTTGCGTAATAGTGGCTTCCATGTTGTTAATGACGGTATAGCTCGATACGGTGCTAGGTTGAAAGATAGGCTAAAAAATCATGCTGATCTACAGAACAGTCACCGCAAAACAAGCTGTGTTGATGGTAAAGCGGGTAATTTTAACTGTAGCAATATTGATTTAGTCTCACATATGTCGTTAGGGGATTTTTCATCAAATCCGCCTTCAGCCAATGATATATGGGGACACGTTGATCTTAATACTGGCACAGAGTATGCCATTATAGGTTTGAGGAACGGTACTTCAGTGGTGAGTCTTGAAGACCCAGAGAGTCCTAGAGAAGTTGGTTTTATTACTGGAACATCAACAAGCTGGCGAGATATTAAAGTTTACCAATGGTTTGATGAAGCCAGCTTAAGTTGGAAAGCTAATGCTTATGTTGGCTCGGAAGGCTCAAACTATATACATATTATTGATTTAAGCCAACTTCCTGATTCAGTTTCAAAACTCAATACAGATAAAGCGAGCTTAAGGGCTCATAATGTTTATATAAGTAATGTTGACTATACGACCAACACTGCATTAGAAGGTGCTTCACCTTCTTTACATTTAGTAGGACAAAATGTTGGCGGAGGTGAATTTAGAAATTATAGTTTGGCTGATCCAAGTAAGTTGCAAATCCAATACGCCCGCTCTGGAAATCCGCGTTCTTTCTATACACATGATGCTAGCTCAATGCTTGTTAAAGGAGCTAGAGCTGAAAGTGATTGTAATTCAGCTTCTTGTGCAGTTTTATTTGACTTTAATGAAGAGGAAATGCGGATTTGGAATATCAGTGATCCAACTCAAGTAGATGAATTGTCTAACATTACATACCAGAATGCGTCTTACGTTCATTCGGGCTGGTGGAGTGAAGATAAACAATATGTTTTTGTGCATGATGAGCTGGATGAACAAAATCACGGATTAAATACCACAGTACGTGTGTTTGATATAAACAATTTACAAACCCCGAGGTTAGTAAAAACATGGACAGGTCCTTCAAAAGCTATTGATCATAATGGTTTTGTAAGAGGAAATCGTTATTACATGTCAAACTATCAGCGTGGTGTAACGGTTTTAGATATATCAGATGCAGCCGATCCTAAGCATATTGGATATTTTGATACTTATCCTGCATCAGACAGTAACGCGTTTAATGGTGTATGGGGAGTTTATCCATATTTACCCTCTGGGCTTATTATTGCGAGTGATATAAATAGCGGTTTATATATTTTAAAAGATAACACGTTAGCTAGCTCATCCGGCTCAGTCAGTTTTGAACGTAAAGAATCTCTAATCATACCGGGAAATACAGCAAGGTTAACCATACAGCGACCTGAAGGCCGTGGTGCGGTGAGTGTCGGCTATGAAACCTTAGCGGCTTCAGCAGAAAGTGACGTTGATTTTCAGCCTCAATCAGGACGACTTAATTGGGAAGCGGGAGATAATAGGGCAAAGTCCATTGAATTAGTAAGTTTGGACAGTGGTAAAAATAAGGAATTACTCGTATTTGTAAGATTATTCGATCCCAAAGGTGGATTGACATTAACCTCTCCTAGTTATCACACCTTAAAAGTTGGCGTAAACCCTATTCAAGCCGGAACTATCAGCTTCTTAGGCAATGACAATGTCGTTAATGAAGGTGATGGAAGCGTATCGGTTAAAGTGGCCAGAACAGGTGGTAGCTCGGGATCGGTCAAGGTTAATTATCACTTGCAAAGCGGAACGGCTAGCGTTGGTGAAGATGTGGTTGAAGTATCAGGTGAACTTGAATGGAGTGATGGTGATAATCAACTAAAGACAATTACTGTTTGGGTGTGGGTCTTTTAA
- a CDS encoding ISKra4 family transposase, with translation MKLAYSNSLEFSFFSEAKLQFERIISHLEDEQVKQESHGEVEAYIDTEGTELLRCLLQGFLDIKTAEEPRQQVCSNRDIALNHLKNNCKRNLESLFGTVTMHRKGYSQRRCDSVFPMDGELNLSKDKYSDGVRLRLATEAVKGSYDDAVSSIDTTTGAHVPKRQARQIVQDIAQDFDGFYLQQRYLKPENTSDLLVLTMDGKGIVMQPNSLREGTQKAAKQQKLKGRLSAGEKKDRKRMAEVAAVYTTKPLHRTPESIMSRNDNSNVRPLRVPPRNKRVWASVERSAATVIEEAFLEALERDPTQSRQWVVLVDGHPHQLKQIYRVMKKLNINATVVMDFIHVLEYLWKAAWCLFEKDDPEVEDWIEKRATEILRGNASQVAKGLGISATKRKLKQREGINKCIGYLLRNKSRLEYGKALEQGFPIASGVIEGACRHLINDRLDITGARWSLEGAEAILKLRSLRSSGDIEKYWEYHKKQSKQRLYRCG, from the coding sequence ATGAAACTAGCATACTCAAACTCACTCGAATTTTCATTCTTTTCTGAAGCCAAATTGCAATTTGAACGTATTATTTCGCACCTCGAAGACGAGCAAGTTAAGCAAGAGAGCCATGGAGAAGTTGAAGCTTATATCGATACCGAAGGAACTGAGTTGTTGCGGTGTTTATTACAGGGTTTCTTAGATATCAAAACCGCTGAAGAGCCCCGTCAGCAAGTTTGTTCCAACCGTGACATTGCATTGAATCATTTGAAAAATAACTGCAAACGAAACTTAGAAAGTTTATTTGGTACCGTAACGATGCATCGAAAAGGTTACAGTCAACGTCGGTGTGATAGCGTGTTTCCAATGGATGGTGAGCTGAATCTTTCGAAAGATAAATACTCTGATGGTGTACGCCTAAGACTCGCTACAGAAGCAGTCAAAGGCTCATATGATGATGCAGTAAGCTCAATAGATACCACCACAGGTGCGCACGTGCCCAAGCGACAAGCAAGGCAAATTGTGCAGGATATTGCACAAGATTTTGATGGTTTTTATCTCCAGCAGAGATACCTTAAGCCAGAAAATACATCTGATTTACTGGTATTGACTATGGATGGAAAAGGCATCGTTATGCAACCTAATAGCTTGAGAGAGGGCACGCAAAAAGCAGCGAAACAACAGAAGCTCAAAGGACGCCTAAGTGCTGGAGAAAAAAAAGACCGCAAACGAATGGCAGAAGTTGCAGCGGTATACACCACCAAGCCTTTGCATCGTACCCCAGAATCAATCATGTCTAGAAACGATAATTCAAATGTTCGTCCATTACGTGTGCCACCAAGAAATAAACGTGTGTGGGCAAGCGTAGAAAGAAGCGCTGCGACTGTGATTGAAGAAGCATTTTTAGAAGCTCTGGAACGAGACCCAACTCAAAGCCGTCAGTGGGTTGTACTCGTTGATGGTCATCCTCATCAGCTAAAACAAATTTATCGGGTGATGAAGAAACTCAACATCAATGCAACGGTGGTCATGGATTTCATCCATGTGCTTGAATATCTCTGGAAAGCGGCGTGGTGCTTATTTGAAAAAGATGATCCAGAAGTCGAAGATTGGATAGAAAAGCGAGCGACTGAAATCTTACGAGGTAATGCGTCACAAGTAGCAAAAGGCCTTGGGATCAGTGCAACAAAACGGAAATTAAAACAACGAGAAGGCATTAATAAGTGCATCGGTTATCTATTGAGAAATAAATCAAGATTAGAATACGGTAAAGCGTTAGAGCAAGGTTTCCCAATTGCTAGCGGTGTCATTGAGGGAGCTTGTCGTCATCTGATTAATGATAGGTTGGATATCACTGGAGCGAGATGGAGTCTTGAAGGTGCAGAAGCTATATTAAAACTTAGGTCGTTAAGATCGAGTGGTGATATTGAAAAGTATTGGGAGTATCACAAAAAGCAATCCAAACAGAGGTTATACAGATGTGGATAA
- a CDS encoding PKD domain-containing protein, with product MIFSWFSSIKKIYTLTVSVIEDEVRENEEQFAVVLESVDDSVISGGDSTIKIIDNDRANTAPVVSAGDDRSVNAGETVSLTASATDAEGDALAYQWRQVNGETVELAQSNSATTSFVAPQTSSELTFEVTVTDSFNAMIRAQVNISVIAVENQAPQLTVSAVQDVSGRSSVTLSANATDPENQALSYQWSQKSGDNVSLSNNDKDTASFVAPNKTTVLIFEVMVSDTLGATSTAEVRVNVTEIVTTSPPSELQGQSSSGGALSWLLISMLLLVRRRN from the coding sequence ATGATCTTTTCATGGTTTTCGTCGATCAAAAAGATCTACACCCTTACTGTTTCAGTTATCGAAGATGAAGTTAGGGAAAATGAGGAGCAATTTGCTGTTGTGTTAGAAAGTGTCGATGACAGCGTAATTAGCGGTGGAGATTCAACGATAAAAATAATCGACAACGATAGAGCGAATACTGCACCAGTTGTTTCAGCTGGTGACGACAGAAGTGTTAATGCTGGTGAAACAGTGAGCTTAACTGCGTCTGCGACAGATGCTGAAGGCGATGCCCTGGCCTATCAATGGAGGCAAGTCAATGGTGAAACGGTTGAGTTAGCCCAAAGCAACAGCGCAACAACTTCATTTGTTGCTCCGCAAACCTCATCAGAATTAACTTTTGAAGTGACTGTAACAGATAGCTTTAATGCAATGATTAGGGCTCAGGTTAATATCTCAGTTATTGCTGTAGAAAACCAAGCACCTCAATTGACAGTATCAGCAGTCCAAGATGTTTCAGGAAGGAGTTCGGTGACTTTATCTGCAAACGCAACTGATCCGGAAAACCAAGCTTTATCTTACCAATGGTCTCAAAAGAGTGGCGATAATGTCAGTCTTTCAAACAATGATAAAGACACTGCGAGTTTCGTGGCGCCAAATAAAACCACAGTGCTTATTTTCGAAGTCATGGTTTCGGATACTCTTGGCGCGACCTCAACAGCCGAGGTGAGGGTAAATGTAACAGAAATAGTAACGACATCCCCTCCATCTGAGCTGCAAGGACAATCGAGTTCGGGAGGTGCACTAAGTTGGTTGCTGATATCAATGTTGCTATTGGTAAGAAGACGAAATTAA